ATCAGCTGGCTCGATAGGCAGGCGGCCACGGCGACGCGGCTGCGGCCAGCTCCCAGCGATGGGCCACCCACGCCCCCAGCCACCGCCTACGAGGCGACCGCCGCCGAGCTCCAGCTGAACCCCATCAGCCTGGGTGACTTCCTGAGCCTGGACATTCCACCGCGAACCATGCTGCTGGCGCCCTGGCTGCCTACCAGCGGCCTGGCCATGGTCTATGCGCCTCGAGGCATCGGCAAGACCTGGTTTGCGATGTATGCGGGCTATGCCGTGGCCGCGGGGGGATCGTTCCTCGGCTGGGAGGCGCCAGCACCGGCGCCCGTGCTCTACCTGGACGGCGAGATGCCGGCTATCGCGCTTCAGGAGCGGTTCGCGAGCATCATCCAGAGCACGGAGTACGAGGCGGCGCCCGAGGCCCTGCAGCTGCTGACCCCTGACCTCCAGCCCAAGGGGATGCCGGATCTCTCGACCCTCGAGGGGCAGCTGGCGCTGGAGCCCTTCACCGATCCCGCCCGCCTGATCGTGGTGGACAACATCTCCACTCTCTGCCGGACCGGCAAAGAGAACGAGGGGGAGAGCTGGTTGATGGTGCAGGAGTGGGCGCTGCGCATGCGGGCCCAGGGCAAGACCGTGCTCTTCGTCCACCACGCCGGCAAGGGCGGCCAGCAGCGGGGCACCAGCCGCCGCGAGGACGTGCTGGATACCGTCATCGCGCTCCGCTATCCGAAGGGTGAGGACGAGGATGCCCAGGGCGCCAAGTTCGAGCTGCATTTCGAGAAGAACCGCGGCTTCTATGGCGAGGACGCCAAGGGGCGCGAGATCGAGCTGGTGAGCGCTCCCAGCGGGGCCACCACCTGGTCCTGGCTCCCGCTGCAGGAGAGCACCTATCAGCGAGTCGTCGACCTGCTCAATGAAGGGCTGAGCCCGACCGAGGCGGCCCGGGAGCTGGACATCCACAAGAGCACCGCCACCCGGTACCGAAAGCGCGCCGACCGCGATGGCCTGCTGGCCAAGAAGTCAGGGGGTGAGTCATGAGCGATCGCCCAGAGTTGCACGTTGCACCCCCTAGGGGATGCAACCCGCAACTTTCCCAAGAAGAGGGGGCAACTTTTCCCCCGTCCGATGCAACCGGTCATGCAACCGGCAGCCTGAAAGCCTTGGCTGACAAGCGGTTGCGGGAGATAGAAAGCAACCGGGCGTGCAACTCGCCTGCAACCGAGGGGCCTGAAAGCGTGCAACTTTCGGCCGACTCGGCGACCCCTGAAGTTGCACCCGAGGCAGGACCCGAGACCGTGAGCCGGATGGACTGGTTGGAGTGGGTCACGGCCCGGGTACCGCTGGTGCGTGAGGATCGGGAATACGTTTGGTCCCGCCTGGCCACACTGCCGCCCCATGCCATGGAGCGGGCGGCCAAACGATACGTCCAGACCTGGGCCGAGGCCGCTGCGGCCGAGCCGAAGCCCCACCGGAAGGAGAACGCCGGGCGACGTGCCGCGAACCACACCCTCCTGGCCTTGATCCAGCCGAAGTGCTGGCGCTGGAAGCAAGAGCACCGTAGGCCGTGAGCAACCAGGAGTCTGAACCATAATCCATACCCCTATCACGCCTGCCGTTGCCTACCGCTGACCCGATCGACCTGGCGGTGTGTGCATGGACACACCGCGCATCAACGACTGGCTGGACTCCGAGCTCGTGCAGATCAGTCGCAAGGAGGCGGCCCTGCCAGCGGCCGTTTCCTTGCCTGAACTGGGCGATGGCAACGGCCTACCGTGGGATCTCGACGAGCTGCCCGACATCGATCTGATCACCCGGGACGGCGAGGTGTGGGCAAGGGGTACGCAAATTGCTCACGCCTTGGGCTACCACTGGCTGCCCCAGGGCCACCGACCATGTGAAGACGATGGGGCTGATCATCACGCGTCACGAACCCAACGGGATCGGCTGACACCCGCCCCACTGAC
The Halomonas sp. M4R1S46 DNA segment above includes these coding regions:
- a CDS encoding AAA family ATPase, with amino-acid sequence MSEHDAGISWLDRQAATATRLRPAPSDGPPTPPATAYEATAAELQLNPISLGDFLSLDIPPRTMLLAPWLPTSGLAMVYAPRGIGKTWFAMYAGYAVAAGGSFLGWEAPAPAPVLYLDGEMPAIALQERFASIIQSTEYEAAPEALQLLTPDLQPKGMPDLSTLEGQLALEPFTDPARLIVVDNISTLCRTGKENEGESWLMVQEWALRMRAQGKTVLFVHHAGKGGQQRGTSRREDVLDTVIALRYPKGEDEDAQGAKFELHFEKNRGFYGEDAKGREIELVSAPSGATTWSWLPLQESTYQRVVDLLNEGLSPTEAARELDIHKSTATRYRKRADRDGLLAKKSGGES